In the Oscillospiraceae bacterium genome, TCACGTTCATGATGGTATAGACCGTGCCCTCCTGCCCCGGGGCAGGCAGGGCCTCGCCGGTGGTAGCCGGGACCTGCACATAGTACCCCACACCCGCGCAGCTGATGACGACAGAATCCAGGGATTTTTTCAAAATTTTGCCAGTCAGACAATAGATCATGGTTGGCTTCCTTTTTTATAGTAATAATAACTTTAGGGCAATACCGCATAATTCTAAGTGCCGATACGGCGAGCGAGGTACGGCAGCTGCTAAGCCAAAAGCGCAGATAATACTTTGTGTATTATCGAGCATTTTGGCAACGCAGATGCCGTGCCGCGGCCGCCGGAACGGTGCTTAAGCCGTCAGGCGGGAATTGTGCGGTGTTGCCTTAGCTAAATGGTCGGTGTTTTTTTTGCAGGGACTATGCCCTGCCGCCCACCTTACGGTTTGCTATATTAAAAGTTTCTTTGCCTACTTTCTTTTCAAAGAAAGTAGGTTATCGTACCGGCGTACCCATCAGGCGGCTGCGGCTGCAATGGCAATGGGCGATGGCCATACCCAGGGCGTCGGCGGTGTCGTCGGGCTTGGGTATGGTCTCCAGGTGCAGCATCATGCGGGTCATCTCCTGGATCTGCTTTTTTACGGCCTTGCCGTAGCCGGTGATGGCCTGCTTGACCTGCATGGGCGTGTATTCATAGATCGGCACACCGCACTGGGCCGCCGCCAGCAGGATGACCCCGCGTGCCTCGGCCACGCCGATAACGGTGGTCTGGTTGTGCTGGTAGTAAAGCTTCTCGATGGAGAGGGCTTCGGGCTTGTAGCGTTTGCAGATGTCCAGCACGCCCTCGTAGATCTCGACCAGGCGCTGCTCAAAGGGGGTGTCTTTCTCGGTAACGACCGCCCCGTAGCCCACCGGCGCGAACCGGTTGCCCACATATTCCACAACGCCCCAGCCTACAATTGCGTAGCCGGGATCAATACCAAGGACTCGCAAGTCTCTACACCTCCCCACTTTAACTGGTATAGTATACCACAAAAAGGTGTGTGCGTCCACAGCGGCGGGGCGGTTTTTGGCCGCTTGAGGGGACGTTTTCGACTTTTTTCAGAAAAATTTCAAATTTCTTGAAAAAAGTGCTTGACTTTTCTCTTTGTGTCTGGTATTATAGCATACGTCGCCGGGAGACACGGCGCCGACAACAAAATATGGACGGTTAGCTCAGCTGGTAGAGCATCTGCTTGACGTGCAGGAGGTCACAGGTTCGAGTCCTGTACCGTCCACCAAAGAAAATACCGTAGATTCGTTAGAATCTACGGTATTTTCTTTTTCAAGTACACACTTTAGTACACACTTGCCTATTTTCTCTGCAAGCTATGTACCAAATCATTATACACTTCCGGCCGTGCTTCTTTCAGCGCATCCATAAAGGCACCCCCGCACATGGTGTATCCTTCCATGCGCGGGGGTACCTTGTATTTACTGTTTCTTTTTCCTCCGGCTTACGCCCCAGGCGATGCTGCCCAGGAGCGCCAGGGCGGAGACAAGTTCGAAGCCGCGCCAGTAGGCGGGGGCCTGGTAGGCGATCATGATCGTACCGGTGTAGCCCGCCGGGATGTTCAGGGTGATGCGGGCGTTCTCGCCGGTGCCGAGGGGGTATTCCTCGCCGGTAGCTTCGTCCACGGCATGGTAGTGGCCGTAGTTGAAAATAGGCACCGAGATGTCGGCGGCCTCGCCGTCATTTTCCACTTCCAGATAGGCCTTGCCGCCCCTCTTCTCGTAGGAGAGAAGCTGCATCTTATCGCTGCCCGGCTTGGGCTGTGCCCAGATGGTCTCGTAGGCGCTGGTACCGTCGATGAGGTACTCGCCCACACCGGTGGTAGGTGTCGGGTCCATCTTGCGGTAAGTATTATAGGCAACCTCCTGCTGGCCGGTCAGCATCTGGGTCTGCATTACGCCGGTCATCAACAGGGTGCATCCCACCAGCGACAGGGCCACACCCTTTGCCAGGCGGAGGTTCTTTTCCTTCAACAGCTGAACCGCCAGCACAACCGCCAGGCAAAGCAGTACCGTTGCCAGAGAAAGGAACCGCCACGGGTACTGGAACAGGCCAATCAGCTTGCCCACCGTGCGGCCCAGCCAGTTGTGGAAGCTGTCCCACGGGAACACATGCATGGACAGTACCGTTGCCAGCACCGCAAAGCCAAATGCTGCCTGCATGCGGTGCAGGGTATCTCTGTCGTGCCAGCTTTCCCGCCGCAGCAGGCAGTAAAGCACCAGCAGCAGCCCCACCACCAGTGGCAGGCCGAACGACAGCGTCATATCCGGGTTTGTGCCCGAATCCGCCCCACCGAATCCCGGCCCAAACGGGCTGAACAGCTGCACCAGATACGTTCCCTGGTTCTGGATCTTGCCGATCAGCGGGCCGTTGACCATCAAATTGATCTCGTGCGTCGAGATCAGGAACGGGAAGAAATACCAGGCGCTCAGCGCCACAGCCAGCAGCGCCGCCTTGACCCAGGCCAGCAGGCGGGCAGGGCGCAGGGTATCCCGCAGGCGCAGCAGGCAGAACACCACCAGCAGCAGCGCGATCAGCTCACAGCTGAGCAGATGGCACTGCACCAGCGCCGCCATGCCAAAGGCCATGGGCGCCCACTGGGCAAAGCGGGGCTTCTCGGTGGTATATATATTATACAGGCCCACCAGCACCAATGGCAGGAAAGTGATGGCCGTGTACTCGCCCACCGAGGCGCGGATGTAGGTGCAGACCAGGCGGTAGCAGGACAGCGTGTACAGGGCCGCGCCCAGCAGGCCCAGCTTGCGGCTGGCGGTAATTTTGCCAAAGCTGTAATAGGCAATGATGGCGGTGGACAGTGTCACCGCAAAGATGTACACCTGATAGCAGGTGCGCAGCGGTAGCCAGGCATTATACAGCAGGGCGGGCAGTGTCAGGAACAGTTCACAATAGCACAGCGAGTTGGCATAGCCGTAGCCGTTCAGGCTGTCAGTGGTCATGCGCACCGGGAACTGCCCGTAGGACAGCTCCGCCGCCATGGCCGTAATACGCTGCAGATGGT is a window encoding:
- the ruvC gene encoding crossover junction endodeoxyribonuclease RuvC, which codes for MRVLGIDPGYAIVGWGVVEYVGNRFAPVGYGAVVTEKDTPFEQRLVEIYEGVLDICKRYKPEALSIEKLYYQHNQTTVIGVAEARGVILLAAAQCGVPIYEYTPMQVKQAITGYGKAVKKQIQEMTRMMLHLETIPKPDDTADALGMAIAHCHCSRSRLMGTPVR